The following are encoded in a window of Limibacter armeniacum genomic DNA:
- a CDS encoding N-acetylglucosamine kinase produces the protein MMLIADSGSTKTDWVCVDKGKVVMNYKTCGLNPYFLSLDEMVALIQKELLAGGNVDTPEAIHFYGAGCGAKEKELLVHSALQQAIPQARYIEVSGDMLGAARSLFGMTDGIACILGTGANSCVYKEGKIISNVPSLGYILADWGSGAVLGKDLVAALLQEQLPSEVLEDFYDTYQMTRPYILDRVYRSPMPNRFLASFVPFLLKHQAHPILQALIRDNFSRFFDYYVLQYKEAGEGLEVRCVGSVAYYFQDLFRQVADEKGINLAGVEQTPIQSLVRYHGVQSKQVS, from the coding sequence ATGATGCTGATAGCAGACAGCGGTTCAACCAAAACAGATTGGGTATGTGTGGATAAAGGAAAGGTGGTTATGAACTACAAAACCTGTGGACTTAACCCATACTTCCTGTCTTTAGATGAAATGGTAGCGCTGATTCAAAAGGAATTGCTGGCTGGTGGCAATGTGGATACTCCCGAAGCTATTCACTTTTATGGAGCAGGGTGTGGAGCGAAGGAAAAAGAACTACTGGTTCATAGTGCCTTACAGCAAGCTATTCCACAGGCTCGATATATTGAGGTATCTGGAGATATGCTGGGTGCCGCAAGAAGTTTGTTTGGAATGACAGATGGCATTGCTTGTATCTTGGGTACGGGCGCCAATTCGTGTGTATATAAAGAAGGTAAGATCATTTCCAATGTACCTTCATTAGGATATATTCTGGCTGATTGGGGCAGTGGAGCTGTATTGGGTAAGGATTTGGTTGCAGCACTACTTCAAGAGCAACTTCCCAGCGAAGTGTTGGAAGACTTCTATGATACCTATCAGATGACACGTCCATATATTCTGGATCGTGTTTACCGCTCACCTATGCCAAACAGGTTCTTGGCATCTTTTGTACCATTTCTACTGAAGCATCAGGCACATCCAATTCTTCAGGCATTGATTAGAGACAACTTCTCCCGCTTTTTTGATTACTATGTATTACAATACAAAGAAGCAGGCGAAGGACTTGAAGTAAGATGTGTGGGCTCTGTTGCTTATTATTTTCAGGATCTTTTCCGTCAAGTAGCAGATGAGAAAGGAATTAATTTGGCAGGAGTAGAGCAGACACCTATCCAAAGTCTTGTCAGGTATCATGGTGTACAATCTAAGCAGGTCAGCTAA
- a CDS encoding GNAT family N-acetyltransferase: MDMLVRLYDLPSEGNRLSLKATLQAEGIEVRRAIAPEMHLVVEWVNKNFNPHWGSEVMAAFANNPTTCLIAIEKGEIQGFACYEATAKAFFGPTGVSEKARGKGIGKLLLLEALNGLKALGYAYGIIGGVGPVEFYQKAVGAILIEGSTPGIYKNMLR, translated from the coding sequence ATGGATATGCTGGTTAGGCTTTATGACCTTCCTTCAGAAGGAAATCGCCTATCTCTAAAAGCAACACTTCAAGCAGAAGGAATTGAAGTAAGAAGGGCTATTGCTCCGGAAATGCACTTGGTGGTAGAGTGGGTCAACAAGAATTTCAACCCTCATTGGGGGAGTGAAGTTATGGCAGCTTTTGCTAATAATCCAACTACATGCCTGATTGCCATTGAAAAGGGAGAAATACAGGGCTTCGCTTGTTATGAGGCGACAGCTAAAGCTTTTTTTGGACCAACAGGTGTTTCTGAAAAAGCAAGAGGTAAAGGAATAGGCAAGCTTTTGCTGTTGGAAGCTTTAAATGGGTTGAAAGCATTAGGTTATGCATATGGCATTATTGGAGGGGTTGGTCCTGTTGAGTTTTACCAAAAAGCAGTAGGGGCAATACTGATAGAAGGATCGACACCAGGGATTTATAAAAACATGCTACGATAG
- a CDS encoding MFS transporter, producing the protein MIETKIPKQKASTNLNPWSWVPSLYFIQGIPYIVVMSVAVTMYKTLNISNTEIALYTSWLYLPWVIKPLWSPMVDVLRTKRWWTWTMQLLIGGAFAGVAFTLPMDSFFQYSLAMLWLVAFSSATHDIAADGFYMLGLRDDQQAFFVGIRSTFYRLAMLTGQGAVVYIAGTLATNMGDNFIQAWALTFGGIAVVLIGFSLYHAWILPKPEKEEVEQKNIAQVMSEFGDTFISFFQKPGVWIGVAFILLYRLGEAQLVKLATPFLLDERAVGGLEITAQEQGIIYGTVGVAFLTAGGILGGYMVSQKGLKFWLWWMLLSLNLPNGLYILLSLFQPESLYIIGAAVAIEQFFYGFGFTALMMYMIYISDGEHKTAHYALCTGFMALGMMLPGMASGWIQEAVGYTSFFTIVLVLALPGFVVARYVKVDPAFGRKDK; encoded by the coding sequence ATGATTGAAACAAAAATACCGAAGCAAAAAGCTTCCACTAACCTAAACCCATGGTCATGGGTACCTTCCTTATACTTCATTCAGGGGATTCCTTACATCGTAGTAATGAGTGTTGCTGTAACGATGTACAAGACCCTTAATATTTCCAATACTGAGATAGCACTTTATACTTCTTGGCTGTATTTGCCTTGGGTCATTAAACCCCTTTGGAGCCCAATGGTTGATGTGTTACGTACCAAACGTTGGTGGACATGGACAATGCAGTTGTTAATAGGAGGAGCTTTTGCGGGTGTAGCTTTTACCTTGCCAATGGATAGCTTCTTTCAATATTCCTTGGCTATGCTTTGGTTAGTCGCATTTAGTTCTGCTACACATGATATTGCTGCGGATGGTTTTTATATGTTAGGGTTGAGGGATGATCAACAGGCATTTTTTGTAGGAATCAGAAGTACCTTTTATCGTTTAGCCATGTTGACAGGTCAAGGAGCTGTAGTGTATATAGCAGGTACATTAGCTACTAATATGGGAGATAACTTCATTCAGGCTTGGGCTTTAACTTTTGGTGGAATAGCAGTTGTTTTAATTGGTTTTAGTTTATATCACGCATGGATATTACCTAAGCCTGAGAAAGAAGAGGTTGAGCAGAAAAATATAGCTCAGGTGATGAGTGAGTTTGGAGACACTTTTATCAGCTTCTTTCAAAAACCTGGTGTTTGGATCGGTGTAGCATTTATACTATTGTATCGCTTGGGAGAAGCACAGTTGGTAAAGTTAGCTACACCATTTCTTTTGGATGAAAGAGCTGTGGGTGGCTTAGAAATTACAGCTCAAGAACAAGGTATTATTTATGGAACGGTAGGAGTGGCATTTTTGACTGCAGGGGGGATTCTTGGAGGATATATGGTTTCTCAAAAAGGACTCAAATTTTGGCTTTGGTGGATGTTATTGTCCTTAAACTTACCAAATGGTCTCTATATCTTGTTGTCGCTGTTTCAACCTGAAAGCCTTTATATAATTGGAGCTGCTGTTGCAATAGAACAATTCTTCTATGGATTTGGCTTTACAGCCTTGATGATGTATATGATCTACATTTCAGATGGAGAGCATAAAACAGCGCATTATGCTTTGTGTACTGGTTTTATGGCATTAGGCATGATGCTTCCTGGAATGGCGAGTGGATGGATACAAGAGGCGGTAGGTTATACAAGCTTTTTCACCATTGTCTTGGTATTGGCCTTGCCGGGATTTGTAGTAGCTAGATATGTTAAAGTAGATCCAGCTTTTGGTCGAAAAGATAAATAA
- a CDS encoding glycoside hydrolase family 3 protein, whose amino-acid sequence MKQPPFLRYYNSEWVSSILSNMTLEEKIGQLFQVAAFSNRDKTHEDHILELIRNYHLGGVTFFQDNPEKQAELTNLYQDHSKVPMFINIDAEWGLAMRLKNTVQFPYQMALGAIKDDQLIYQMASKIGEHCKRLGIHSALAPVVDVNNNPENPVINYRSFGENKKKVAAKGIAYMKGLQDNQILDNAKHFPGHGDTAVDSHLALPELLHSNERLHSLELYPFKKMMAEGLSSVMTAHLSIPAWDDRVNMPATLSQKISDELLRKELGFEGLAITDALDMKGITNHYTAGIADKMAILAGNDIITNSESVPNGVAEIKAALERGEMSEELLDHKVRRILAMKQWVGLDKYKPIQLEGLLEDLNDQDSVELNKVLAEASLTLLKNEGGILPLAAEQKVACLHISNSGVTVSARDQLAHHLQDMEAKKVQNKFADYMQEYGNTDHFYWEAEEGKEALEAIAEKLEAYHTVVISIHGVNIKPFNYFDIPMEAIPVIEKLAEVQDVVFVLLGNAYALNVFQGIEKAKAIIVTYQESEYTQETAARLIAKGFETSGTLPVTINEHYREGAGL is encoded by the coding sequence ATGAAGCAACCACCATTTTTAAGATACTACAATAGCGAATGGGTAAGCAGTATCCTTTCCAATATGACTTTGGAAGAGAAAATAGGACAACTGTTTCAAGTCGCTGCTTTTTCCAACAGAGATAAGACTCATGAGGATCATATCCTTGAATTGATACGTAACTATCATTTAGGAGGTGTGACCTTTTTTCAGGATAACCCCGAAAAGCAAGCAGAGCTGACAAACCTTTATCAGGACCATTCCAAGGTTCCAATGTTTATCAATATTGATGCAGAATGGGGTTTGGCAATGCGCCTTAAAAATACAGTTCAGTTCCCTTACCAAATGGCTTTGGGAGCAATAAAAGATGACCAATTAATCTACCAAATGGCATCCAAGATTGGAGAGCACTGTAAAAGGTTAGGCATTCATAGTGCTTTAGCGCCTGTTGTGGATGTCAATAACAATCCCGAAAACCCTGTGATCAACTATCGGTCATTTGGGGAAAACAAGAAAAAGGTAGCGGCAAAAGGAATTGCTTATATGAAAGGCCTACAGGATAATCAGATTCTGGATAATGCCAAACACTTCCCAGGACATGGTGATACTGCTGTAGATTCACATTTGGCGCTGCCTGAGCTATTACACAGTAATGAAAGGCTACATTCGCTGGAACTGTACCCATTTAAGAAAATGATGGCTGAAGGCTTAAGCAGCGTTATGACAGCTCATTTGAGTATTCCTGCTTGGGACGACCGTGTCAATATGCCAGCAACGCTTTCTCAGAAAATATCGGATGAACTATTGAGAAAAGAGTTGGGGTTTGAAGGGTTGGCAATTACAGATGCATTGGATATGAAAGGCATAACCAATCATTATACAGCTGGTATTGCAGATAAGATGGCAATTTTGGCAGGGAATGATATCATAACCAACAGTGAAAGTGTACCGAATGGTGTAGCTGAAATCAAGGCAGCCTTAGAGCGTGGAGAGATGTCTGAAGAATTGCTGGATCATAAGGTAAGGCGTATTTTGGCAATGAAACAATGGGTTGGCTTGGATAAGTATAAGCCGATCCAATTGGAAGGCCTGTTGGAGGACTTGAATGATCAGGACTCTGTAGAGCTTAACAAAGTATTGGCTGAAGCTTCTCTTACATTGCTAAAAAATGAAGGAGGTATTTTGCCGTTAGCTGCAGAACAGAAAGTGGCTTGTTTGCATATCAGTAATTCAGGTGTTACGGTGTCTGCTCGTGATCAGCTTGCACATCACTTGCAAGATATGGAAGCCAAAAAAGTGCAGAACAAATTTGCTGACTATATGCAGGAATATGGAAACACAGACCATTTCTATTGGGAAGCAGAAGAAGGGAAAGAAGCACTTGAAGCCATAGCTGAAAAACTTGAGGCTTATCACACTGTAGTGATAAGTATACATGGTGTCAATATCAAGCCCTTCAACTATTTTGATATACCTATGGAGGCTATCCCTGTCATAGAAAAATTGGCAGAAGTACAGGATGTGGTATTTGTTTTATTGGGCAATGCATATGCACTGAATGTTTTTCAGGGAATTGAAAAGGCTAAAGCAATTATTGTTACTTATCAGGAGAGTGAATATACACAGGAAACGGCTGCAAGGTTAATTGCAAAAGGATTTGAGACCAGTGGGACACTACCGGTTACCATTAATGAACATTATAGGGAAGGTGCAGGTCTGTAA
- a CDS encoding SusC/RagA family TonB-linked outer membrane protein, producing MKMRKATLFVLLLSLWSMAAWAQERSISGVIKDASDGSPVIGANVLIKGTTKGTITDFDGKFKLNVPSGTQVLTVTFVGYKQQEVQLGNKSIIEVFMELDAEQLEEVVVTAFGVKQEKKSLNYAVQEVNAAELAESQQSNMVNALQGKVAGVQITSSGGMPGASSQILIRGANSLSGNNQPLFVIDGIPVDNSSNDGGVNRAADINSADIESMTILKGPAAAALYGMDGANGAIIITTKSGKAGKTMVSFNSTVAIDQVGKLPEQQNMFTRGSSGLVNSGTTYMWGPMLRPDEMTYNNADAFFKTGVTYNNNISVSGGNEKTNFYLSANHIAQEGIVPETDYAKTSVLLKGSNKIRDNLTVGGSVNYILTDNTRGDIGYSGGWLQSLMVWPTTDDMSVYQLPNGEKRWLYPSLVDLEKMVANQSDNPFWRSYNNPVEDQTSRIIANANLNWKPIDNLSVTYRLGRDEYSYEYARTISYLSSSYMRGQMERKMLQRSITTSTLTAQYEQKFAQDFRLNVLVGHNLELYKSNSSRMQASNFINPELASINNTNIEDQVAEQGIRRRNRMGVFGDLKLDYKGIAYLGATARNDWSSTLPEANRSFFYPAVSAGFVFGELIPDNPILTYGKVHASYAEVGKDAPIQMLYPRLNNYAGVGGGFINYHTAGNPNLKPERTRSKEIGFDMAFLNGRVRLEGAYYDQTSVDQIITARISPVTGYIIQTFNGGTVQNTGYELMLDATVFEQRDFSWNSNVNFSTSESQLIDLPSFVSEFPVSQAQVMGTAAIGSSIREEPLFGVSGTDYMRAEDGRVMINEDGYPIVDTEKRNIGDRMPKYLIGWTNTFKYKDVSLSFLWDFRVGGDIMNATRYSMLAYGQDKMLEEYRREGFVFDGVMVTERDEEGNPVSFEENTKEVVLNQEFFNDYRTVGTNFMEEVNWARLRYVTLTYNLPKQWLSKVGVKNVQLTATGRNLLLFTNYSGGDPEVNSTGSGTGGVGTMGIDYYPVPLTKGLTFGLNAKF from the coding sequence ATGAAAATGAGAAAAGCTACTCTGTTTGTGTTGCTGCTATCTCTATGGAGCATGGCAGCTTGGGCACAGGAGCGAAGCATTTCTGGTGTTATCAAAGATGCATCAGATGGAAGTCCGGTGATTGGTGCGAACGTACTGATTAAGGGAACCACAAAGGGAACTATTACGGACTTCGATGGAAAATTTAAGCTCAATGTGCCGAGTGGAACCCAGGTACTGACAGTAACTTTTGTTGGTTATAAGCAGCAAGAGGTACAGTTAGGAAACAAATCAATTATTGAGGTTTTTATGGAGCTGGATGCAGAACAGCTTGAAGAAGTGGTAGTTACTGCATTTGGTGTAAAACAAGAGAAGAAATCGTTGAACTATGCAGTACAGGAAGTAAATGCAGCTGAACTAGCAGAGTCTCAACAGAGTAATATGGTCAATGCCCTTCAGGGTAAAGTGGCAGGTGTACAGATTACTTCTTCAGGTGGTATGCCAGGTGCTTCTTCCCAAATCCTGATCCGTGGTGCTAATTCCCTGTCAGGTAACAACCAACCTCTGTTTGTCATTGATGGTATTCCAGTAGACAACTCATCTAATGATGGTGGTGTTAACCGTGCAGCAGATATTAACTCTGCTGATATTGAAAGTATGACTATCCTAAAAGGTCCCGCAGCTGCGGCGCTTTACGGTATGGATGGTGCTAATGGTGCTATTATTATCACTACTAAAAGTGGTAAGGCAGGCAAAACCATGGTCTCTTTCAATAGTACTGTAGCGATCGATCAGGTAGGTAAGTTACCGGAACAGCAAAACATGTTTACAAGAGGTAGTAGCGGACTGGTGAATAGTGGAACTACTTATATGTGGGGACCAATGCTAAGACCAGATGAAATGACTTATAATAACGCCGATGCCTTTTTCAAAACAGGTGTTACCTATAACAATAACATTTCAGTTTCAGGAGGTAATGAGAAAACAAACTTTTACCTATCGGCAAACCATATTGCACAAGAAGGTATTGTACCAGAAACAGATTACGCTAAGACAAGTGTCTTGTTGAAAGGCAGTAATAAGATTCGAGATAATCTGACTGTTGGAGGTTCTGTTAACTATATTTTGACAGATAATACCAGAGGGGATATCGGTTATTCGGGAGGTTGGTTGCAAAGCTTGATGGTGTGGCCTACAACGGATGACATGAGTGTTTACCAGTTGCCGAATGGAGAGAAGAGATGGCTGTACCCAAGTCTCGTTGATTTGGAGAAAATGGTAGCTAATCAGTCTGATAACCCTTTTTGGAGATCATACAATAATCCAGTAGAGGATCAGACAAGCCGTATAATTGCCAACGCAAACCTGAACTGGAAGCCAATAGACAATCTTTCAGTTACTTATAGACTTGGACGTGATGAATATAGTTATGAGTATGCTAGAACGATATCTTACCTTTCATCTTCTTATATGCGAGGGCAAATGGAGAGAAAGATGTTACAGCGTTCGATTACAACGTCTACTCTGACTGCACAGTATGAGCAGAAATTTGCACAAGACTTTAGGTTAAATGTATTGGTAGGACATAACCTAGAGCTCTATAAGAGTAACTCATCTAGAATGCAGGCAAGTAACTTTATCAACCCAGAACTGGCTTCAATCAACAATACAAATATCGAAGATCAAGTAGCTGAGCAAGGAATTAGAAGAAGAAACAGAATGGGTGTTTTTGGAGACTTGAAGCTTGACTATAAAGGTATTGCTTATTTAGGAGCTACAGCTCGTAACGATTGGAGTTCTACCTTACCTGAAGCGAATAGGTCATTCTTCTACCCAGCAGTATCAGCCGGCTTCGTATTTGGAGAGTTGATACCTGATAATCCAATCCTTACTTATGGTAAAGTACATGCTAGTTATGCAGAGGTAGGTAAGGATGCCCCAATCCAAATGCTTTACCCTAGGCTAAATAACTATGCTGGTGTAGGTGGTGGATTTATTAACTACCACACAGCAGGTAACCCTAACCTGAAACCTGAAAGAACAAGGTCTAAAGAAATTGGCTTTGATATGGCATTCCTTAATGGTCGTGTGCGTCTAGAAGGTGCTTATTACGATCAAACATCTGTTGATCAGATTATTACAGCAAGGATCTCACCAGTAACAGGTTACATTATTCAGACATTTAATGGAGGTACTGTACAAAATACAGGTTATGAGTTAATGCTTGATGCGACAGTGTTTGAGCAGCGTGACTTTTCTTGGAACTCAAATGTGAACTTCTCTACATCAGAATCACAACTGATTGACTTGCCAAGTTTTGTGTCTGAATTCCCAGTGTCACAGGCTCAAGTAATGGGTACAGCAGCGATTGGATCCTCAATTAGAGAAGAGCCACTTTTCGGTGTTTCAGGTACAGATTATATGAGAGCTGAAGATGGTCGAGTAATGATCAATGAAGATGGCTACCCGATAGTTGATACAGAGAAACGTAATATCGGTGATCGTATGCCTAAGTACCTTATAGGTTGGACCAATACATTCAAGTACAAGGATGTGTCGCTATCTTTCTTGTGGGACTTCCGTGTAGGGGGAGATATTATGAATGCTACTCGTTATTCAATGCTGGCTTACGGACAAGACAAGATGCTGGAAGAGTATAGAAGAGAAGGGTTTGTGTTTGATGGTGTAATGGTTACAGAAAGAGATGAAGAAGGTAACCCTGTTTCTTTTGAGGAAAACACGAAAGAGGTAGTCTTGAATCAGGAGTTCTTCAATGATTACAGAACAGTAGGAACCAACTTTATGGAAGAAGTTAACTGGGCGCGTCTACGTTATGTAACCCTAACTTATAATCTACCAAAACAGTGGTTAAGTAAAGTTGGTGTCAAGAATGTACAACTGACAGCGACAGGACGTAACCTTCTGCTCTTTACCAATTACTCAGGAGGCGATCCAGAGGTGAACTCAACAGGTTCAGGTACAGGAGGTGTAGGTACAATGGGTATTGACTACTATCCTGTTCCATTGACTAAAGGACTGACATTTGGACTGAATGCAAAATTCTAA
- a CDS encoding SusD/RagB family nutrient-binding outer membrane lipoprotein has product MIHNIRYRLMALLAAVTISATSCDMDKFLDVNETEDFPTETTSDKRLPGIQGMVATSLYQHTLRDSYIVQYRTTLWGTSTFDDRWDYRNTYRIGEWRRHYFDVGGNVFNMIERSTEDGDNNYQGVGKSILAYSTLLATDHFGDMPVYEAFTGNVNPTYDAQEEVYNYIFGLLDEAEQNYANANASVDAPMDASIDLIYEGDMGKWKAFNHALKAKALLHLTAIQPDNYAKVLEELDKAQGMFTDAVWSYSESEGESNAWRINPMGPSKARPQWDHIGNDLNNSVPTTFFMSKMKANSVQDPRLPFLMMPAENSSEEDVEMFSGILVSSSIGVNTREDFPSLYEGHWTKNTSALPILTKEELKFMEAEAAFQTGDVSRAFAAYQAGIRMNMERLGVSPEETTAFLSSELAATSASELKIYHIMEQKYVALYLSPETWTDMRRYNFDTAVYRGITYPEAVIDELGGKWISRLPYDPQTEYIYNLPEIERLGAQAPDWVVKKMWWQK; this is encoded by the coding sequence ATGATACATAATATTAGATATAGGCTTATGGCACTGTTGGCAGCAGTGACAATCAGTGCAACAAGCTGTGATATGGATAAGTTTCTGGACGTAAACGAAACAGAAGATTTTCCAACTGAAACAACATCAGACAAACGTTTGCCAGGTATTCAAGGAATGGTGGCTACCTCACTGTATCAACATACTCTACGAGACTCTTACATTGTTCAGTACCGTACTACACTTTGGGGGACAAGTACTTTTGACGATCGCTGGGATTACAGAAACACATACCGTATTGGTGAATGGAGAAGGCATTACTTTGATGTAGGAGGAAATGTCTTTAACATGATTGAGCGATCAACCGAGGATGGAGACAATAACTATCAAGGGGTAGGTAAATCGATCTTGGCATACAGTACTTTGTTAGCGACAGATCACTTTGGTGACATGCCTGTTTATGAGGCATTTACTGGTAATGTAAACCCAACCTACGACGCACAAGAAGAGGTGTATAATTACATTTTTGGCTTGCTAGACGAGGCTGAACAAAATTATGCGAATGCAAATGCTTCAGTAGATGCACCAATGGATGCTTCGATAGACTTGATCTATGAAGGAGATATGGGTAAGTGGAAGGCGTTTAATCATGCACTTAAAGCAAAAGCTTTATTGCACCTGACGGCAATCCAACCTGACAACTATGCAAAAGTATTGGAAGAGCTGGATAAGGCACAAGGTATGTTTACTGATGCGGTATGGTCTTACTCGGAGAGCGAGGGAGAAAGCAATGCTTGGAGAATAAATCCAATGGGACCTTCTAAGGCAAGACCACAATGGGACCACATTGGTAATGATTTAAATAACAGTGTACCGACAACCTTCTTTATGTCAAAGATGAAGGCTAATAGTGTACAGGATCCAAGGTTACCATTCTTGATGATGCCTGCTGAAAACAGTAGTGAAGAGGATGTTGAAATGTTTTCGGGTATTCTAGTTTCATCAAGTATTGGTGTGAATACAAGAGAAGATTTTCCTAGCCTTTACGAAGGACATTGGACTAAAAACACCTCCGCATTGCCAATCCTAACAAAGGAAGAGCTCAAGTTTATGGAAGCAGAAGCAGCATTCCAGACGGGTGATGTCTCTAGAGCCTTTGCTGCATACCAAGCTGGTATCAGAATGAATATGGAGCGATTAGGTGTAAGTCCTGAAGAAACAACAGCATTTCTTTCATCAGAATTGGCAGCGACTTCAGCTAGTGAGTTGAAAATCTACCATATCATGGAGCAGAAATATGTGGCCCTTTACCTATCTCCAGAAACATGGACTGATATGCGTCGCTACAACTTTGATACGGCTGTTTATAGAGGAATTACTTACCCTGAGGCGGTAATCGATGAGCTGGGAGGCAAGTGGATCAGCCGACTTCCTTATGACCCTCAGACAGAGTATATCTATAACCTGCCGGAAATTGAGCGATTGGGCGCACAGGCGCCGGATTGGGTTGTGAAAAAAATGTGGTGGCAGAAATAA
- a CDS encoding PKD domain-containing protein → MIRYKILNIIRLSAISGCLLFGLASCEKDESPENLPVSVGFKLANTVTEESPLEAPADVVLVNGSKNGLRYEWSFEGGYQKHDADQLAIATTVQPDTIHYELPGQYQIGLKVFDAQGAVQESSMTIEVVKPMPSMEIDKPAIEVADEVTFMAKAFTYEGKEVSYEWDFGNGTTSKEANPKITFDASGIYTVTLTVNDGVEVLTSTFEIEVKDELAKSIYFFDKESGKIWRKPLTVRSETEATATVFSANNALDIEVAGDKVFVFDAGTGNYFLGSGADGQVYAIDLLSGEQGSVLAGISTNNVPYSGTVVGNFLYYLDRREGLRSININDRDLTESNLPDYFVRNNTFHPFYNAYADPTNGDPGGIGWGNMNGDAQLVGDTFYWSKANNGQSIYTFSKDGTTPNARLLANISVKTFKVVGDKIYFTISVPSNGYDTGVYMCNLDGTNIVEIESYKDTEFDQLGNLDGLSYSTLVGITGLDVDEDNGYIYWSYRAVGQDPATSGIKRAKLDGTGVEMYVAGVVPMGLAIDQVKR, encoded by the coding sequence ATGATAAGATATAAAATACTGAACATAATAAGGCTTTCTGCTATTTCAGGCTGCTTGCTGTTTGGGCTTGCTTCCTGCGAAAAAGATGAAAGCCCAGAGAACCTGCCTGTATCGGTAGGATTTAAATTAGCCAATACAGTGACCGAAGAAAGCCCGTTGGAGGCTCCCGCTGATGTTGTTTTGGTAAATGGGTCAAAGAATGGTCTGAGGTATGAGTGGAGCTTTGAGGGCGGCTACCAGAAGCATGATGCCGATCAGTTGGCGATTGCTACAACTGTACAGCCTGACACAATTCACTATGAGTTGCCTGGGCAATACCAAATTGGTCTAAAGGTGTTTGATGCACAAGGAGCAGTACAGGAGTCGTCCATGACTATTGAAGTGGTTAAGCCAATGCCAAGTATGGAGATTGATAAACCAGCTATTGAGGTAGCTGACGAGGTTACTTTTATGGCTAAAGCCTTTACTTATGAGGGTAAAGAGGTAAGCTACGAATGGGACTTTGGTAATGGCACAACCTCTAAAGAGGCAAATCCTAAGATAACATTTGATGCTTCTGGAATATATACAGTGACGCTTACTGTAAATGATGGAGTAGAGGTACTGACTTCCACTTTTGAGATAGAGGTGAAGGATGAGTTAGCCAAATCCATTTACTTCTTTGATAAGGAAAGTGGAAAAATTTGGAGAAAGCCACTAACAGTAAGAAGTGAGACAGAAGCTACAGCTACAGTCTTTAGTGCAAACAACGCTTTGGATATTGAAGTAGCAGGAGACAAGGTGTTTGTATTTGATGCAGGAACAGGTAATTACTTTCTAGGTAGTGGTGCTGACGGTCAAGTGTATGCTATTGACTTGTTGAGTGGTGAACAAGGAAGTGTGTTAGCAGGAATTAGTACCAATAACGTTCCATACTCTGGAACAGTTGTAGGTAATTTCTTATACTATTTGGATAGAAGAGAAGGTTTGCGTTCCATTAATATTAATGACCGTGACCTGACAGAAAGTAACCTACCTGATTACTTCGTTAGAAACAATACTTTCCATCCATTCTATAATGCTTATGCAGACCCTACTAATGGAGATCCAGGTGGAATTGGCTGGGGTAATATGAATGGTGATGCACAGCTGGTAGGTGATACTTTCTATTGGTCTAAAGCTAATAACGGGCAGAGTATCTATACCTTCAGTAAGGATGGTACTACACCTAATGCAAGACTGCTAGCGAATATTTCAGTTAAGACATTTAAGGTAGTAGGTGACAAGATTTACTTCACGATTTCTGTTCCTTCCAATGGTTATGATACCGGAGTATACATGTGTAACTTGGATGGGACCAATATCGTGGAAATTGAAAGCTATAAGGACACTGAGTTTGATCAGCTAGGAAACCTTGATGGTTTATCATACTCTACGTTGGTCGGTATTACTGGACTAGATGTAGATGAAGACAATGGTTATATCTACTGGTCATATAGGGCTGTAGGGCAAGATCCGGCAACTTCAGGTATTAAGCGCGCTAAACTTGATGGGACAGGAGTGGAGATGTATGTAGCAGGTGTAGTTCCAATGGGACTGGCAATTGATCAAGTGAAACGCTAA